TTGATCTTAAGCTTGCCATCTGCCGGCCAACCGAGCGCGATGACGTAAAGACGGCCATCCTTCACGGTGAAGCGCATGTCCTCAGAGGTATAAGGTCGGCCATTTCCCTCGTTGAAGTTACCAGTTTTCACCGGGTCCGGTGGGCCTTCACCATAGACGGTGAAAGGCCGCGTGCCGAAGATAGCCTCTCCGTTTATCGGCATCCAGGCTGCTAGGTCAGCAAGGATTTGCCGCTCGTCGGAATCGATGGTGCCGTCACCCTTCAACGGGATATTCAAGCACAGATTTCCGTTCTTGCTGACGACATCCGCCAACAGATGAATCACTGTCTTTGCAGATTTATATTTGTGCTGCTCAAAGACTTCACGGCTATAGTGCCAGTCGCCGATGCAGGTATCGGTCTGCCACGGAAGCTGAAGAATGTCATTCGACCTGCCTCGTTCGAGATCGAGCGCTGCGGCTCCTCTATGCTGTGGAACAAACTCTTTCCCGAAGACAACTGCCTGATTGCGTCCTCCATGAAGGGCTATATTCGAGTTGTAGAAGTGGGTCGTAATATCGACACCGGTTTGGCCCAGCGGAAGCCCGGTATCGTCGAAGTAAAGCATGTCCGGTTTATAAGTGTCGAGAAGATCCCTGCAGCGCAGAAACCAGGTATTGGTAAAGTCGGGATTTTCAGCTGGAGGAAATTCATCCCAAACGCGATCGTTCGCATTGTGCCAGCCAAGCATCTTCTGGGCTGATGTGAACCCATCCGGGACGACCAGATTGGGTCCTACGTAGAGCTCTTGTGGATTTAAGCCGGCCAAGCTCTTCTTTGCGAATCCGTCATACCGCACGCCCGCCAGCGGACCTTCCGCATCGTAGCCGTAGGCGGTCTGAAACCAATGCCACGCGTGAGCCGAGTGGTTACTGACCCCGTATCGCAAGCCGCGCCTTCTGCAGATCGCACTCCACGTCCCGACGATGTCCTTCATCGGACCGACTCGCGTCGAGTTCCAATTGTGATACTTGGAGTTGTAGTTGTCGAAGTTATCGTGATGATTGGCAAGTGCCATGAAGTACTTTGCGCCAGCAGCCTGGTACAGGTCCATTAGGGCCTCGGGATCCCAGCGCTCTGCCTTCCACATGATGTCAATATCCTTGAAGCCGACCTTTGAAGGGTGACCGTAGGTTTTGACGTGGTAGCAGTAAGCCGGATCGCCCTGAAGGTACATCCGGCGGGCGTACCAATCCCCCTGCTCGGGCACGCATTGTGCCGTCCAATGGGCCCAGATCCCAAATTTCGCATCCCGAAACCAGTCCGGTATCTCGTAATGCGCTTTAAGCGACTCCCATGTAGGTTCGAATGGCCCCTTTGCAAGACTGCGCTCGAGGCTGGTCGCAACCCTGCCGACCGGGTTTGCCGGGGAATTGATAACGGCGCCGAGAAGTCTTGACGTGACGGCGGCTTGTCCCGCGCCCGCGAGAAGACCGAGTGCACCTCGTCTTGAAAGTTTCATGAACTCTCCTGCTGATTCCGTTTCGATGTTTGGCTATTTTGATCGTAATCGTCGTTACGATGAGTGAATTGATTGTTTGTCGGAGACCCCTGCGACCAAATGATATTATTGTCCCTTGCGCACACGCATCGTGACTATCTCCCCATCTTTGTCTGGAGTGAGGTCGACTGTGTCCCCCTTCGCGTTGGTCGCCCTAATAAGGCGCAAACCTCTCTGAACGCGCAGCCGGTGAGTGCCATCGCGCAGAGCAAGAAGTTCCGTGTCGACTAATTTGCCGTCCTTCCATCGCAGTGCAACCTCCAGTCCACCGCGCGCGCGCAGGCCCCTGATAGAGCCGTTCTTCCATGCGATTGGCAGTGCTGGTAAGAGTGCGACTTCTTTATCGTGGCTTTGTAGTAGAAGCTCGGCAATAGCAGCCGTAGCGCCAAAGTTTCCATCGATCTGAAAGATGCTGTGCGGGGTTCCAGCTGATTTCGAATGCACCGTCTTTTCGCCGGAGCTGGCAGCGATAGCCGTCTCCAAGGCTTCGCCCAACGGATGTGTGTCGAACAAATTCGACCCGGTGCTGTGCTCGATTAGCATCTTGAGAGACTCCCAAGCCATGTCTCCGTCTTCAAGACGCGCCCATAATCCGATGACCCATGCGCGGCTCCAACCTGTGTAAGCGCCACCGTGTGCAAGCCGCCTCTCAACCGATTTTCGAGCTGCCTGTGCAAGCTGTGGGTTGTTGCGCGGCGTGATCTCGGAGCCGGGGTAGACAGGGTAAAGCTGTGACATGTGGCGCTGCCCCGGCTGGTTTTCCTCATAATCGATTGCCCACTCCTGAAGCTGGCCCCATCGCCCAACCTGGTAGTCGGGCAGACGCTTGACGACGGCGCCGACTTAGTCGCAAAGGCAAAATCGGTATTCAAAATGGTCGCAGCTTGCTGCACGTTCGTGGAGAGTTCGCGAATCAGTGCGAGGTCCAGCGTGCATCCAAAGCTTGTGCTTGCCGGAGTGCCGTTTGGCGCAAAAAATGTGTTTTCGGTGGAGAACGAC
This Tunturibacter gelidoferens DNA region includes the following protein-coding sequences:
- a CDS encoding alpha-L-fucosidase, coding for MKLSRRGALGLLAGAGQAAVTSRLLGAVINSPANPVGRVATSLERSLAKGPFEPTWESLKAHYEIPDWFRDAKFGIWAHWTAQCVPEQGDWYARRMYLQGDPAYCYHVKTYGHPSKVGFKDIDIMWKAERWDPEALMDLYQAAGAKYFMALANHHDNFDNYNSKYHNWNSTRVGPMKDIVGTWSAICRRRGLRYGVSNHSAHAWHWFQTAYGYDAEGPLAGVRYDGFAKKSLAGLNPQELYVGPNLVVPDGFTSAQKMLGWHNANDRVWDEFPPAENPDFTNTWFLRCRDLLDTYKPDMLYFDDTGLPLGQTGVDITTHFYNSNIALHGGRNQAVVFGKEFVPQHRGAAALDLERGRSNDILQLPWQTDTCIGDWHYSREVFEQHKYKSAKTVIHLLADVVSKNGNLCLNIPLKGDGTIDSDERQILADLAAWMPINGEAIFGTRPFTVYGEGPPDPVKTGNFNEGNGRPYTSEDMRFTVKDGRLYVIALGWPADGKLKIKTFARGSKELPGEISKVEMLGVGEPCSFERSSNELVVKLPTQKPNDIAYAFRIAVSRLNMST
- a CDS encoding glycoside hydrolase family 95-like protein, with translation MHSKSAGTPHSIFQIDGNFGATAAIAELLLQSHDKEVALLPALPIAWKNGSIRGLRARGGLEVALRWKDGKLVDTELLALRDGTHRLRVQRGLRLIRATNAKGDTVDLTPDKDGEIVTMRVRKGQ